Proteins encoded together in one Carya illinoinensis cultivar Pawnee chromosome 3, C.illinoinensisPawnee_v1, whole genome shotgun sequence window:
- the LOC122302893 gene encoding myosin-binding protein 3-like isoform X1, with protein sequence MASNKFATMLHRNTNKIIVTLVYAILEWVLIILLLLNSLFTYLITKFSNFFGLKPPCLWCSRVDHILEPGRNTNSYRDLICDTHAAEISKLSYCSTHQKLAEPQNMCEDCLASRPSYDGSFLGSTQRIAFVSRLSENHGENGTNIFMCSCCNKNLSCKLCPPSWPSWGALNHNQKDDLVIEEVDDDSNEGEYKELSRSYSSPSHREKDNEIHKKNWEENQCDEGIADEHQIHSDFGGSSFVEVVQEDGSMILKDSTEQDSDDTSFVHRACDNSTIQCFPEQDNSCEVISMHCKNYFACELNRLIPVELIDSSTTANLGSCNWREEDLRKHDRQNRASDSEARIETQFNVTTEAAFLTINECPNRATKEELESFEMAEFDTDNYFTEEVVERKQDTVSEACRQVDTTEEPQTLSLAEEVAGKEPDDPPGACGAEINSINLLSDQSSAKTAIVTEKSDHEAETQAEEPVSSLTCQPEDQASTNDDVAEVSTTPDAFMAQDDLGLSPMEKTTQHEKIILVENAQEGTNNHGSFPSEPNEAEDEKCPDTPNSVDSLHYSQKKLLLFEKRESGAEESLDGSVISEMEGGDAVTTIDRLKAALKAERRNLSALYAELEEERSASAIAANQTMAMITRLQEEKAAMQMEALQYQRMMEEQAEYDQEALQLLNELMIKREKEKQELEKELELHRKKVLDYEAKEKIRVTRRIKHGSLRSRNSSASCSNADESDELSIDLNLEARDEDSSYSSHQATSQNNSPDKAVLNLEEMALDCVKHMSALDESLVEFEEERLSILDQLKALEEKLITLGDDEGYFEDGKSIERSSTYGAKEFDDHVLTSPEENGVPGKHSSLYVVKEVDKHDFTSPEEDGISFGFSKDKFYPERKTMDSMAKSLLPLLDATNNKNEEGLLYEAKGESEYVEMQNSFESHFELDVNKLAIEDEVDHVYERLQALEADREFLKHCMSSIKKGDKGVDLLQEILQHLRDLRAVEIRVKNMNDDTLG encoded by the exons ATGGCTAGCAACAAGTTTGCAACCATGTTGCATAGAAACACCAACAAAATCATCGTCACTCTAGTCTATGCTATCCTTGAATGGGTCTTGAtaatcctcctcctcctcaactctTTGTTCACTTATTTGATCACaaaattttccaatttttttggCCTTAAACCACCATGCCTATGGTGTTCTAGGGTTGATCACATCTTGGAGCCTGGAAGAAACACAAACTCTTACAGAGACCTTATATGTGACACGCATGCCGCTGAAATTTCCAAATTGAGCTACTGTTCAACTCATCAAAAATTGGCTGAACCACAGAATATGTGTGAGGACTGCTTGGCATCTCGACCAAGCTATGATGGCAGCTTCCTTGGAAGCACGCAGAGGATTGCTTTTGTTTCACGGCTGAGTGAGAACCACGGTGAAAATGGTACAAATATCTTCATGTGTTCATGCTGCAACAAGAACTTGAGCTGCAAACTGTGTCCTCCTTCTTGGCCTTCTTGGGGTGCTTTGAATCACAACCAGAAGGACGATTTGGTCATAGAAGAAGTGGATGATGACAGCAATGAAGGAGAGTACAAAGAGCTAAGCAGATCTTATTCTTCTCCAAGTCACAGAGAAAAGGACAATGAGATCCATAAAAAAAACTGGGAAGAAAATCAATGTGATGAAGGGATAGCAGATGAGCATCAGATACATTCTGATTTTGGAGGTTCTAGCTTCGTAGAAGTGGTACAGGAGGATGGTTCAATGATATTGAAGGACTCTACCGAGCAGGACTCCGATGATACCAGTTTTGTTCATCGAGCTTGTGATAATTCTACCATACAATGTTTCCCTGAACAAGATAACTCTTGCGAAGTGATCAGTATGCATTGCAAGAACTATTTTGCTTGCGAGTTAAATCGTTTAATACCAGTGGAGTTGATTGATTCTTCGACTACTGCAAACCTAGGATCATGCAACTGGAGAGAGGAAGATCTGAGAAAGCATGATCGACAGAATAGAGCTTCTGATTCTGAGGCACGAATTGAAACACAGTTCAATGTCACAACGGAGGCAGCATTTCTCACGATAAATGAGTGTCCAAATAGGGCAACTAAAGAAGAACTCGAAAGCTTTGAGATGGCTGAGTTTGATACCGACAATTATTTTACGGAAGAGGTGGTAGAAAGAAAACAAGATACGGTCTCTGAGGCATGTAGACAAGTTGATACTACTGAAGAACCTCAAACTTTATCCCTCGCCGAAGAAGTAGCTGGGAAAGAACCAGATGATCCACCAG GAGCATGTGGAGCAGAAATAAACAGCATAAATCTCTTGTCCGATCAAAGTTCAGCCAAGACCGCCATAGTCACAGAAAAGTCGGACCATGAAGCTGAGACTCAAGCTGAAGAGCCAGTTTCTTCACTGACATGCCAACCAGAAGATCAGGCTTCCACTAATGACGATGTTGCTGAAGTTTCCACCACCCCTGATGCATTTATGGCTCAGGATGACCTTG GTCTAAGTCCTATGGAGAAAACTACCCAGCacgaaaaaataattttggttGAAAATGCTCAAGAAGGGACAAACAATCATGGATCCTTTCCTTCAGAGCCTAACGAAGCAGAGGATGAGAAATGTCCCGATACACCAAATTCGGTTGACAGCCTCCATTACTCGCAAAAGAAACTATTGCTGTTTGAAAAGAGAGAGTCAGGAGCTGAAGAGTCTTTAGATGGAAGTGTGATAAGTGAGATGGAAGGTGGTGATGCAGTTACCACCATTGACCGGCTGAAAGCAGCTCTAAAAGCCGAGCGAAGAAATTTAAGTGCTTTATATGCAGAactagaagaagagagaagtgCATCTGCAATAGCTGCTAACCAGACAATGGCTATGATCACCAGGCTTCAAGAAGAGAAAGCAGCAATGCAGATGGAAGCATTACAATACCAGAGGATGATGGAAGAACAAGCTGAATATGACCAGGAAGCGTTGCAACTTTTAAATGAGCTCATGAtcaagagagagaaggagaagcaagaacttgagaaagaaTTGGAATTACATCGTAAGAAGGTCTTAGATTATGAGGCGAAAGAGAAGATAAGAGTGACAAGAAGAATCAAACATGGAAGTTTAAGAAGCAGAAACTCTTCTGCTTCTTGCAGCAATGCAGACGAAAGTGATGAATTATCAATTGATCTAAATCTTGAAGCGAGGGATGAAGACAGTAGCTATTCCAGCCATCAAGCTACCAGTCAAAACAATAGTCCTGATAAAGCAGTTTTGAATTTGGAGGAAATGGCACTTGACTGTGTGAAGCATATGAGTGCTCTTGATGAATCATTGGTAGAATTCGAGGAAGAGCGGCTGTCCATTCTAGATCAGCTCAAAGCACTGGAGGAAAAGCTTATCACATTGGGTGATGATGAAGGATATTTTGAAGATGGGAAATCAATTGAGCGGTCCTCGACATATGGTGCCAAGGAGTTTGACGATCACGTCTTAACTAGTCCAGAAGAAAATGGGGTTCCAGGGAAGCATTCCTCACTGTATGTTGTCAAAGAGGTTGACAAGCATGACTTTACCAGTCCTGAAGAAGATGGGATTTCATTTGGGTTTTCGAAGGATAAATTTTATCCAGAGAGAAAAACCATGGATTCAATGGCAAAGAGTCTCCTTCCTCTCCTAGATGCCACTAATaacaaaaatgaagaagggTTGTTATATGAAGCAAAGGGTGAATCCGAATATGTTGAAATGCAAAACTCCTTTGAATCCCATTTCGAACTTGATGTAAATAAACTAGCCATTGAAGATGAGGTGGATCATGTTTATGAGAGGCTGCAAGCACTTGAAGCGGACAGGGAGTTTCTAAAGCATTGTATGAGCTCCATAAAGAAGGGAGACAAGGGAGTGGATCTTCTTCAAGAAATCTTACAACATCTTCGCGATCTGAGGGCTGTTGAGATTCGTGTGAAGAACATGAATGATGATACTCTAGGGTGA
- the LOC122302893 gene encoding myosin-binding protein 3-like isoform X2, whose protein sequence is MCEDCLASRPSYDGSFLGSTQRIAFVSRLSENHGENGTNIFMCSCCNKNLSCKLCPPSWPSWGALNHNQKDDLVIEEVDDDSNEGEYKELSRSYSSPSHREKDNEIHKKNWEENQCDEGIADEHQIHSDFGGSSFVEVVQEDGSMILKDSTEQDSDDTSFVHRACDNSTIQCFPEQDNSCEVISMHCKNYFACELNRLIPVELIDSSTTANLGSCNWREEDLRKHDRQNRASDSEARIETQFNVTTEAAFLTINECPNRATKEELESFEMAEFDTDNYFTEEVVERKQDTVSEACRQVDTTEEPQTLSLAEEVAGKEPDDPPGACGAEINSINLLSDQSSAKTAIVTEKSDHEAETQAEEPVSSLTCQPEDQASTNDDVAEVSTTPDAFMAQDDLGLSPMEKTTQHEKIILVENAQEGTNNHGSFPSEPNEAEDEKCPDTPNSVDSLHYSQKKLLLFEKRESGAEESLDGSVISEMEGGDAVTTIDRLKAALKAERRNLSALYAELEEERSASAIAANQTMAMITRLQEEKAAMQMEALQYQRMMEEQAEYDQEALQLLNELMIKREKEKQELEKELELHRKKVLDYEAKEKIRVTRRIKHGSLRSRNSSASCSNADESDELSIDLNLEARDEDSSYSSHQATSQNNSPDKAVLNLEEMALDCVKHMSALDESLVEFEEERLSILDQLKALEEKLITLGDDEGYFEDGKSIERSSTYGAKEFDDHVLTSPEENGVPGKHSSLYVVKEVDKHDFTSPEEDGISFGFSKDKFYPERKTMDSMAKSLLPLLDATNNKNEEGLLYEAKGESEYVEMQNSFESHFELDVNKLAIEDEVDHVYERLQALEADREFLKHCMSSIKKGDKGVDLLQEILQHLRDLRAVEIRVKNMNDDTLG, encoded by the exons ATGTGTGAGGACTGCTTGGCATCTCGACCAAGCTATGATGGCAGCTTCCTTGGAAGCACGCAGAGGATTGCTTTTGTTTCACGGCTGAGTGAGAACCACGGTGAAAATGGTACAAATATCTTCATGTGTTCATGCTGCAACAAGAACTTGAGCTGCAAACTGTGTCCTCCTTCTTGGCCTTCTTGGGGTGCTTTGAATCACAACCAGAAGGACGATTTGGTCATAGAAGAAGTGGATGATGACAGCAATGAAGGAGAGTACAAAGAGCTAAGCAGATCTTATTCTTCTCCAAGTCACAGAGAAAAGGACAATGAGATCCATAAAAAAAACTGGGAAGAAAATCAATGTGATGAAGGGATAGCAGATGAGCATCAGATACATTCTGATTTTGGAGGTTCTAGCTTCGTAGAAGTGGTACAGGAGGATGGTTCAATGATATTGAAGGACTCTACCGAGCAGGACTCCGATGATACCAGTTTTGTTCATCGAGCTTGTGATAATTCTACCATACAATGTTTCCCTGAACAAGATAACTCTTGCGAAGTGATCAGTATGCATTGCAAGAACTATTTTGCTTGCGAGTTAAATCGTTTAATACCAGTGGAGTTGATTGATTCTTCGACTACTGCAAACCTAGGATCATGCAACTGGAGAGAGGAAGATCTGAGAAAGCATGATCGACAGAATAGAGCTTCTGATTCTGAGGCACGAATTGAAACACAGTTCAATGTCACAACGGAGGCAGCATTTCTCACGATAAATGAGTGTCCAAATAGGGCAACTAAAGAAGAACTCGAAAGCTTTGAGATGGCTGAGTTTGATACCGACAATTATTTTACGGAAGAGGTGGTAGAAAGAAAACAAGATACGGTCTCTGAGGCATGTAGACAAGTTGATACTACTGAAGAACCTCAAACTTTATCCCTCGCCGAAGAAGTAGCTGGGAAAGAACCAGATGATCCACCAG GAGCATGTGGAGCAGAAATAAACAGCATAAATCTCTTGTCCGATCAAAGTTCAGCCAAGACCGCCATAGTCACAGAAAAGTCGGACCATGAAGCTGAGACTCAAGCTGAAGAGCCAGTTTCTTCACTGACATGCCAACCAGAAGATCAGGCTTCCACTAATGACGATGTTGCTGAAGTTTCCACCACCCCTGATGCATTTATGGCTCAGGATGACCTTG GTCTAAGTCCTATGGAGAAAACTACCCAGCacgaaaaaataattttggttGAAAATGCTCAAGAAGGGACAAACAATCATGGATCCTTTCCTTCAGAGCCTAACGAAGCAGAGGATGAGAAATGTCCCGATACACCAAATTCGGTTGACAGCCTCCATTACTCGCAAAAGAAACTATTGCTGTTTGAAAAGAGAGAGTCAGGAGCTGAAGAGTCTTTAGATGGAAGTGTGATAAGTGAGATGGAAGGTGGTGATGCAGTTACCACCATTGACCGGCTGAAAGCAGCTCTAAAAGCCGAGCGAAGAAATTTAAGTGCTTTATATGCAGAactagaagaagagagaagtgCATCTGCAATAGCTGCTAACCAGACAATGGCTATGATCACCAGGCTTCAAGAAGAGAAAGCAGCAATGCAGATGGAAGCATTACAATACCAGAGGATGATGGAAGAACAAGCTGAATATGACCAGGAAGCGTTGCAACTTTTAAATGAGCTCATGAtcaagagagagaaggagaagcaagaacttgagaaagaaTTGGAATTACATCGTAAGAAGGTCTTAGATTATGAGGCGAAAGAGAAGATAAGAGTGACAAGAAGAATCAAACATGGAAGTTTAAGAAGCAGAAACTCTTCTGCTTCTTGCAGCAATGCAGACGAAAGTGATGAATTATCAATTGATCTAAATCTTGAAGCGAGGGATGAAGACAGTAGCTATTCCAGCCATCAAGCTACCAGTCAAAACAATAGTCCTGATAAAGCAGTTTTGAATTTGGAGGAAATGGCACTTGACTGTGTGAAGCATATGAGTGCTCTTGATGAATCATTGGTAGAATTCGAGGAAGAGCGGCTGTCCATTCTAGATCAGCTCAAAGCACTGGAGGAAAAGCTTATCACATTGGGTGATGATGAAGGATATTTTGAAGATGGGAAATCAATTGAGCGGTCCTCGACATATGGTGCCAAGGAGTTTGACGATCACGTCTTAACTAGTCCAGAAGAAAATGGGGTTCCAGGGAAGCATTCCTCACTGTATGTTGTCAAAGAGGTTGACAAGCATGACTTTACCAGTCCTGAAGAAGATGGGATTTCATTTGGGTTTTCGAAGGATAAATTTTATCCAGAGAGAAAAACCATGGATTCAATGGCAAAGAGTCTCCTTCCTCTCCTAGATGCCACTAATaacaaaaatgaagaagggTTGTTATATGAAGCAAAGGGTGAATCCGAATATGTTGAAATGCAAAACTCCTTTGAATCCCATTTCGAACTTGATGTAAATAAACTAGCCATTGAAGATGAGGTGGATCATGTTTATGAGAGGCTGCAAGCACTTGAAGCGGACAGGGAGTTTCTAAAGCATTGTATGAGCTCCATAAAGAAGGGAGACAAGGGAGTGGATCTTCTTCAAGAAATCTTACAACATCTTCGCGATCTGAGGGCTGTTGAGATTCGTGTGAAGAACATGAATGATGATACTCTAGGGTGA